The following proteins are co-located in the Anomalospiza imberbis isolate Cuckoo-Finch-1a 21T00152 chromosome 1, ASM3175350v1, whole genome shotgun sequence genome:
- the ABRA gene encoding actin-binding Rho-activating protein isoform X2, with product MIPMGFKEGIIHFRKPIQKVLSRRRGEARMAADSSMAPEEKLRPAPVKRAVHKIRMATQVFSLARGWQQWASDHHVKQEQEPSGWVPTAESSSAQPVQESSFEKWQVPCVKRDQEKDDKKSLAKESVTIRDAEEKSTESDEDLKMFSIKSKEVTKTIVSKAYERGGDISLLSERYKNNSSSEMTKLKEESSAIDKILSNKLPSTIRRKCSNVVSELTKGWEKMEEEDKDGPKGELLLKCRDDSLDAQDSGYGEAEDKLEQEDSDREVTAVRIKRPVPSLASRLSEEARSNARRKCSAVHSLKDKWQEWADQHIITQKLNPFSEEFDHELAMSTRLHKGDEGYGHPKEGTKTAERAKRAEAHIHREIRDMCFIIESMAKPRPDGKIQVTFGELFDRYVRISDKVVGILMRARKHGLVDFEGEMLWQGRDDNVIITLLK from the exons ATGATTCCCATGGGTTTCAAAG AGGGCATTATTCACTTCAGGAAGCCCATTCAGAAGGTGCTGAGCAGAAGAAGGGGAGAAGCCAGGATggcagcagacagcagcatgGCTCCTGAAGAAAAGCTGAGACCTGCTCCTGTGAAAAGGGCTGTCCACAAGATCCGGATGGCCACCCAGGTCTTCAGCTTGGCAcgaggctggcagcagtgggcaTCTGACCACCATGTAAAGCAAGAGCAAGAGCCCTCTGGATGGGTCCCCACTGCTGAAAGCTCATCAGCTCAGCCTGTACAAGAAAGTTCCTTTGAAAAATGGCAAGTTCCATGTGTCAAGAGGGACCaagaaaaagatgataaaaaatcCTTAGCAAAGGAATCGGTGACAATAAGAGATGCTGAGGAAAAATCAACTGAATCAGATGAAGACCTCAAAATGTTCAGCATTAaaagcaaagaggtgaccaaAACAATCGTCAGCAAAGCCTACGAACGAGGGGGTGACATCAGCCTCCTCAGTGAAAGATACAAGAACAACAGCAGCTCCGAGATGACCAAACTCAAAGAAGAATCAAGTGCTATTGACAAAATTCTTAGTAACAAATTACCTTCAACTATAAGGAGAAAGTGTTCAAATGTGGTATCAGAGCTGACCAAGGGCTGGGAGAAGATGGAAGAAGAGGACAAAGATGGGCCCAAGGGAGAGCTGCTGCTAAAGTGTCGTGATGACAGCCTGGATGCCCAGGACAGCGGCTATGGGGAAGCAGAGGACAAGCTCGAGCAGGAAGACAGTGACCGGGAGGTGACAGCTGTGAGGATTAAACGGCCTGTCCCATCTCT CGCCAGCCGGCTGAGCGAGGAGGCGCGGAGCAACGCGCGCAGAAAATGTAGCGCCGTGCACAGCCTCAAGGACAAGTGGCAGGAATGGGCTGACCAGCACATCATAACACAGAAGCTGAACCCCTTCAGCGAGGAGTTTGACCATGAGCTGGCCATGTCCACGCGCCTGCACAAAGGAGATGAAGGATATGGCCACCCAAAGGAAGGAACCAAAACTGCCGAGAGAGCCAAGAGAGCTGAGGCCCACATCCACCGGGAGATCAGGGACATGTGCTTCATCATTGAATCGATGGCCAAGCCACGGCCTGATGGCAAGATCCAAGTCACTTTTGGGGAACTTTTCGACAGATACGTTCGTATTTCAGATAAGGTTGTTGGGATTCTGATGAGAGCCAGGAAACACGGGCTGGTGGACTTTGAAGGAGAAATGTTATGGCAAGGAAGAGATGATAATGTCAtaattactttattaaaatAA
- the ABRA gene encoding actin-binding Rho-activating protein isoform X1, giving the protein MSHIFHGHQLLLLLFKSVWPSSEGIIHFRKPIQKVLSRRRGEARMAADSSMAPEEKLRPAPVKRAVHKIRMATQVFSLARGWQQWASDHHVKQEQEPSGWVPTAESSSAQPVQESSFEKWQVPCVKRDQEKDDKKSLAKESVTIRDAEEKSTESDEDLKMFSIKSKEVTKTIVSKAYERGGDISLLSERYKNNSSSEMTKLKEESSAIDKILSNKLPSTIRRKCSNVVSELTKGWEKMEEEDKDGPKGELLLKCRDDSLDAQDSGYGEAEDKLEQEDSDREVTAVRIKRPVPSLASRLSEEARSNARRKCSAVHSLKDKWQEWADQHIITQKLNPFSEEFDHELAMSTRLHKGDEGYGHPKEGTKTAERAKRAEAHIHREIRDMCFIIESMAKPRPDGKIQVTFGELFDRYVRISDKVVGILMRARKHGLVDFEGEMLWQGRDDNVIITLLK; this is encoded by the exons ATGTCACATATTTTCCATGGGCATCAACTGCTCCTGCTTCTATTTAAATCTGTGTGGCCCTCTTCAGAGGGCATTATTCACTTCAGGAAGCCCATTCAGAAGGTGCTGAGCAGAAGAAGGGGAGAAGCCAGGATggcagcagacagcagcatgGCTCCTGAAGAAAAGCTGAGACCTGCTCCTGTGAAAAGGGCTGTCCACAAGATCCGGATGGCCACCCAGGTCTTCAGCTTGGCAcgaggctggcagcagtgggcaTCTGACCACCATGTAAAGCAAGAGCAAGAGCCCTCTGGATGGGTCCCCACTGCTGAAAGCTCATCAGCTCAGCCTGTACAAGAAAGTTCCTTTGAAAAATGGCAAGTTCCATGTGTCAAGAGGGACCaagaaaaagatgataaaaaatcCTTAGCAAAGGAATCGGTGACAATAAGAGATGCTGAGGAAAAATCAACTGAATCAGATGAAGACCTCAAAATGTTCAGCATTAaaagcaaagaggtgaccaaAACAATCGTCAGCAAAGCCTACGAACGAGGGGGTGACATCAGCCTCCTCAGTGAAAGATACAAGAACAACAGCAGCTCCGAGATGACCAAACTCAAAGAAGAATCAAGTGCTATTGACAAAATTCTTAGTAACAAATTACCTTCAACTATAAGGAGAAAGTGTTCAAATGTGGTATCAGAGCTGACCAAGGGCTGGGAGAAGATGGAAGAAGAGGACAAAGATGGGCCCAAGGGAGAGCTGCTGCTAAAGTGTCGTGATGACAGCCTGGATGCCCAGGACAGCGGCTATGGGGAAGCAGAGGACAAGCTCGAGCAGGAAGACAGTGACCGGGAGGTGACAGCTGTGAGGATTAAACGGCCTGTCCCATCTCT CGCCAGCCGGCTGAGCGAGGAGGCGCGGAGCAACGCGCGCAGAAAATGTAGCGCCGTGCACAGCCTCAAGGACAAGTGGCAGGAATGGGCTGACCAGCACATCATAACACAGAAGCTGAACCCCTTCAGCGAGGAGTTTGACCATGAGCTGGCCATGTCCACGCGCCTGCACAAAGGAGATGAAGGATATGGCCACCCAAAGGAAGGAACCAAAACTGCCGAGAGAGCCAAGAGAGCTGAGGCCCACATCCACCGGGAGATCAGGGACATGTGCTTCATCATTGAATCGATGGCCAAGCCACGGCCTGATGGCAAGATCCAAGTCACTTTTGGGGAACTTTTCGACAGATACGTTCGTATTTCAGATAAGGTTGTTGGGATTCTGATGAGAGCCAGGAAACACGGGCTGGTGGACTTTGAAGGAGAAATGTTATGGCAAGGAAGAGATGATAATGTCAtaattactttattaaaatAA